The following coding sequences are from one Methanohalophilus halophilus window:
- the mutL gene encoding DNA mismatch repair endonuclease MutL, which yields MGKPEHIHLLDEATINQIAAGEVIERPASVVKELIDNSLDAGASDIRVEIEGAGSKSITVIDDGSGIGRDEAPVAFTKHSTSKIESKDDLHRIITLGFRGEALSSIAAVSRVELISRTADCLSAVKVRVEGGSVGETTDTGSSVGTRVEVRDLFYNTPARRKYLKSKRTELSHITDTVTRQALGNPEVSFTLLNEGKVVLRCGKGELFDRMVQVLGADVARQLIPLEYKDDLLSLWGYISKPGYYRSNREMNYFFVNGRNISSPAISNAVRLGYYTMLPKGRYPAAVLNVKINLEEVDVNVHPAKRYVRLSRENEIMDGISSAVEQALKQEKLVPEAKPSPTMTMQASLASPGKPASKESVSSESPVIRESTPNYTPPPRDTQRRLKRSERILAEEKVQPERAGSGVSDARILGQVNELYIVAETDEGLLLIDQHAAHERIMYEQISRRVKHDWQELISPVTVDLTTREKVLLEEYIPYLEDLGFSLSEFGTQTYVITTVPTVMGKIEDPSVVHDILADLFAQGRVKEKKGMEDMLCKTMACRSAIKAGAPCNTEQMQNLLDQLEQTENPYTCPHGRPTMITLGKAELDKMFKRTGV from the coding sequence ATGGGAAAGCCGGAGCATATCCATTTACTTGATGAGGCCACAATCAACCAGATAGCTGCAGGAGAGGTTATAGAAAGACCTGCCTCTGTTGTCAAGGAATTGATAGATAACTCTCTGGATGCAGGAGCATCGGATATTCGAGTGGAAATAGAGGGGGCTGGATCCAAAAGCATCACCGTGATAGATGACGGCAGCGGGATAGGTCGGGACGAAGCCCCGGTGGCCTTTACCAAACATTCCACAAGCAAGATCGAAAGTAAGGATGACCTGCACAGGATAATTACCCTGGGTTTCAGGGGTGAGGCACTCTCTTCCATTGCGGCTGTTTCCAGAGTAGAACTTATCAGCAGAACTGCGGATTGCCTTTCGGCTGTAAAAGTAAGAGTTGAAGGAGGCTCTGTCGGGGAGACAACAGATACAGGTTCTTCTGTGGGTACACGTGTAGAGGTACGGGACCTGTTCTATAATACACCGGCCAGGCGCAAGTATCTCAAGAGCAAAAGAACCGAACTTTCCCATATAACTGATACAGTAACCCGGCAGGCGCTTGGTAACCCGGAGGTCTCCTTTACTTTGCTAAATGAGGGCAAGGTGGTGCTGCGTTGCGGGAAAGGTGAACTGTTTGACAGGATGGTACAGGTGCTGGGAGCAGATGTTGCAAGACAGTTGATACCCCTGGAATACAAGGATGATCTGCTATCTCTTTGGGGATATATCTCAAAACCGGGATATTACCGCAGCAATCGTGAGATGAATTATTTTTTCGTTAATGGAAGGAATATATCGTCCCCTGCTATCAGTAATGCCGTGAGGCTGGGATATTATACCATGCTGCCCAAAGGTCGCTATCCTGCCGCGGTACTTAATGTGAAGATCAATCTGGAAGAGGTGGATGTCAATGTCCATCCGGCAAAACGTTATGTCAGGCTGAGCAGGGAAAATGAAATAATGGATGGTATATCAAGTGCTGTGGAGCAGGCGCTGAAACAGGAAAAACTGGTACCCGAGGCAAAGCCGTCCCCTACAATGACCATGCAGGCATCCCTGGCCTCTCCTGGGAAACCAGCTTCAAAGGAATCCGTATCTTCTGAATCTCCTGTTATCCGGGAGAGTACCCCGAATTACACTCCCCCTCCAAGAGATACCCAGCGGCGGCTCAAGCGTTCTGAAAGAATTCTTGCAGAAGAAAAAGTTCAACCAGAAAGGGCGGGATCGGGTGTATCAGATGCACGTATCCTGGGGCAGGTCAATGAGCTCTATATAGTAGCCGAAACCGATGAGGGACTTTTGCTGATAGATCAACATGCTGCACATGAGCGAATAATGTATGAACAGATATCCAGGAGGGTAAAACATGACTGGCAGGAACTGATCTCTCCTGTGACAGTCGATCTGACCACCAGGGAAAAAGTGTTACTGGAAGAATACATACCCTATCTGGAAGACCTGGGATTTTCCCTGTCAGAATTCGGTACGCAGACCTATGTGATAACAACCGTTCCTACTGTGATGGGGAAGATAGAGGATCCTTCGGTTGTGCATGATATACTGGCCGATCTCTTTGCCCAGGGCAGGGTAAAGGAGAAGAAGGGCATGGAAGACATGTTATGCAAAACAATGGCCTGCAGGAGTGCCATAAAGGCAGGAGCACCCTGTAATACGGAACAGATGCAAAATTTGCTTGACCAGCTTGAACAGACCGAGAATCCCTATACATGTCCCCATGGCAGACCCACAATGATAACCCTGGGGAAAGCAGAACTTGATAAGATGTTCAAGCGTACTGGTGTATAA